A single window of Paroedura picta isolate Pp20150507F chromosome 8, Ppicta_v3.0, whole genome shotgun sequence DNA harbors:
- the PGAM1 gene encoding phosphoglycerate mutase 1, with protein sequence MAAAYRLVLVRHGESSWNLENRFSGWYDADLSPAGQEEAQRGGEALRDAGYEFDICFTSVQKRAIRTLWTVLDAIDQMWLPVIRTWRLNERHYGGLTGLNKAETAAKHGEAQVKIWRRSFDIPPPPMEPDHPFYSTISKDRRYADLTEDQLPTCESLKDTIARALPFWNEEIVPQIKEGKRVLIAAHGNSLRGIVKHLEGMSEAEIMELNLPTGIPIVYELDKNLKPIKPMQFLGDEETVRKAMEAVAAQGKAKK encoded by the exons ATGGCGGCTGCGTACCGGCTCGTCCTCGTTCGGCACGGCGAGAGCTCCTGGAACCTCGAGAACCGGTTCAGTGGCTGGTACGACGCGGACTTGAGCCCGGCGGGCCAGGAAGAGGCGCAGCGCGGCGGAGAGGCGCTGCGAG ATGCTGGCTATGAGTTTGATATCTGCTTCACATCTGTGCAGAAGAGGGCCATTCGTACCCTCTGGACTGTACTGGATGCTATTGATCAAATGTGGCTACCTGTCATAAGGACCTGGCGTCTCAATGAGAGGCACTATGGTGGCCTAACAGGCCTTAACAAGGCAGAGACTGCTGCTAAACATGGAGAGGCCCAGGTGAAGATCTGGAGGCGTTCTTTTGACATTCCACCACCTCCCATGGAGCCTGACCATCCTTTCTACAGCACTATCAGCAAG GATCGTCGCTATGCTGACCTCACTGAAGATCAGTTGCCTACATGCGAGAGCCTGAAAGATACCATTGCTCGCGCCCTGCCCTTCTGGAATGAGGAAATTGTGCCCCAGATCAAGGAGGGCAAGCGTGTGCTCATTGCTGCCCATGGCAACAGCCTGCGTGGCATTGTCAAACATCTAGAAG GAATGTCCGAGGCAGAGATCATGGAACTCAATCTGCCCACTGGAATCCCCATAGTCTATGAGCTGGACAAAAACCTGAAGCCCATCAAGCCTATGCAGTTCTTGGGTGATGAGGAGACTGTCCGTAAGGCCATGGAAGCAGTGGCAGCCCAGGGCAAGGCTAAGAAGTGA